One part of the Vicia villosa cultivar HV-30 ecotype Madison, WI linkage group LG6, Vvil1.0, whole genome shotgun sequence genome encodes these proteins:
- the LOC131615253 gene encoding uncharacterized mitochondrial protein AtMg01250-like: MSVLVNGSPSKEFVVGKGLRQGDPLSPFLFVLVTEGLARLVKKSICNGKYGGFAFNARCKMDILQFADDTLLVGEASWKQIWAIKAVLKAFELISGFGINYHKSKLIGINVNTHFVEAAAYVLSCKIEYSKYF; this comes from the coding sequence ATGTCCGTTTTGGTGAATGGGAGTCCTTCTAAAGAGTTTGTGGTGGGTAAAGGATTGAGGCAAGGAGATCCGTtatcaccttttctttttgttttggtgaCAGAGGGGTTGGCGAGGTTAGTGAAGAAATCAATTTGCAACGGGAAATACGGTGGATTTGCATTTAATGCAAGATGTAAGatggatattcttcaatttgcggacgacactcTTTTGGTCGGTGAAGCATCTTGGAAGCAAATTTGGGCTATTAAGGCAGTGTTGAAAGCGTTTGAATTGATTTCGGGCTTTGGTATAAATTATCACAAGAGCAAGTTGATTGGTATTAATGTTAATACTCATTTTGTGGAGGCCGCGGCTTATGTTCTCTCTTGTAAGATTGAATATAGTAAGTACTTTTAG